The Terracoccus luteus genome includes a region encoding these proteins:
- a CDS encoding ABC transporter ATP-binding protein translates to MDVAVRTVDLRKTYLGRGGRRAAVEGLSLTVPHGGVHGFLGPNGSGKTTTIRMLLGLARPDSGTIEVFGRAVPRELPAVIDRVGAIVEAPKFFPTFSAGQNLRLLAAAIGVPAGRVDEVLEATRLSDRAGDRYAGFSLGMKQRLAIAATLLKDPDLLVFDEPTNGLDPAGIREVRDTMRSLGAEGKTVIVSSHILAEVEQVADTVSIIGHGRLLAEGTVADILGGSGTPRVRVGVRDHDRARQLLEADGLAVQTEGDELVVAVDDPSRVTRVLAGGGLYVSSLVPVRADLESAFLALTAGEGLGGEADRAAGGRMPGGRVEGAA, encoded by the coding sequence ATGGACGTCGCCGTCCGCACCGTCGACCTCCGCAAGACCTACCTGGGTCGCGGCGGGCGACGGGCCGCCGTCGAGGGGCTCAGCCTCACCGTGCCGCACGGAGGGGTCCACGGCTTCCTCGGGCCCAACGGGTCGGGCAAGACGACGACGATCCGCATGCTGCTCGGGCTGGCCCGGCCCGACTCCGGCACCATCGAGGTGTTCGGCCGCGCGGTGCCGCGTGAGCTGCCGGCGGTCATCGACCGCGTCGGCGCCATCGTCGAGGCGCCGAAGTTCTTCCCGACGTTCTCGGCCGGCCAGAACCTGCGCCTGCTCGCGGCGGCCATCGGCGTCCCCGCCGGACGGGTCGACGAGGTGCTCGAGGCCACCCGCCTGTCCGACCGTGCCGGTGACCGCTACGCCGGCTTCTCGCTCGGCATGAAGCAACGGCTCGCCATCGCGGCGACGCTGCTCAAGGACCCCGACCTGCTCGTCTTCGACGAGCCGACCAACGGCCTCGACCCCGCCGGCATCCGCGAGGTGCGCGACACGATGCGCTCCCTCGGTGCCGAGGGCAAGACGGTGATCGTCAGCTCGCACATCCTCGCCGAGGTCGAGCAGGTGGCCGACACGGTGTCGATCATCGGGCACGGTCGGCTGCTCGCGGAGGGCACGGTGGCCGACATCCTCGGCGGCTCGGGCACGCCGCGGGTGCGCGTCGGCGTGCGCGACCACGACCGGGCCCGGCAGCTGCTCGAGGCCGACGGCCTCGCCGTGCAGACCGAGGGCGACGAGCTCGTCGTCGCCGTCGACGACCCCTCCCGGGTCACGCGCGTGCTCGCCGGCGGCGGTCTCTACGTCAGCTCCCTCGTGCCGGTGCGGGCCGACCTCGAGTCGGCGTTCCTCGCCCTGACGGCGGGCGAGGGTCTCGGCGGTGAGGCCGACCGGGCCGCAGGTGGCCGGATGCCGGGTGGCCGGGTCGAGGGGGCGGCATGA
- a CDS encoding RDD family protein produces the protein MVDRRDFGSWLEGPRARTTPGRWPGEQLGLPERGPGSIAGFGIRLVAVLIDWVVALFIASGLFRVPLPFTAQHTSGADSFITLGVFGVITLLLVGTLGFTIGHRVMGLQVRSLSGTGRVMPLQALARTVLLCIFVPAVIWDRDGRGLHDKIPNTVIVRTR, from the coding sequence GTGGTCGACCGCAGAGACTTCGGAAGCTGGCTCGAGGGCCCCCGGGCGAGGACGACGCCCGGCAGGTGGCCGGGGGAGCAGCTCGGGTTGCCCGAACGGGGGCCGGGGTCGATCGCCGGGTTCGGCATCCGGCTCGTGGCCGTGCTCATCGACTGGGTCGTGGCCCTGTTCATCGCGAGCGGCCTGTTTCGGGTGCCGCTGCCGTTCACGGCGCAGCACACCTCGGGGGCCGACTCCTTCATCACGCTCGGGGTGTTCGGAGTCATCACCCTGCTGCTCGTCGGCACGCTCGGCTTCACCATCGGCCACCGCGTCATGGGGCTCCAGGTCCGGTCGCTCTCGGGGACCGGGCGCGTCATGCCGCTGCAGGCCCTGGCCCGCACGGTGCTGCTGTGCATCTTCGTCCCGGCCGTCATCTGGGACCGCGACGGCCGCGGACTGCACGACAAGATCCCCAACACCGTCATCGTCCGCACCCGCTGA
- the lipB gene encoding lipoyl(octanoyl) transferase LipB, whose protein sequence is MRFVHLGLAPDYVDYEQAWQVQRDTHAKVVSGEQPDTVYLLEHAPVYTAGKRTEPQERPNDGTPVIDVDRGGKITWHGPGQITGYPIVRLPAPIDVVGYVRHLEEMMIRVCADFGVEAGRVAGESGTWVAADDRGPRRKIGAIGIRVSRQVAMHGFALNCDPDLSWGEVIIPCGIVGAGVTSLSFELGRDVPVTEVLPHVEKHLADILPTLRPNRRAEVPTG, encoded by the coding sequence ATGCGTTTCGTGCACCTCGGTCTCGCCCCCGACTACGTCGACTACGAGCAGGCCTGGCAGGTGCAGCGCGACACGCACGCCAAGGTCGTCTCGGGCGAGCAGCCCGACACCGTCTACCTGCTCGAGCACGCGCCGGTCTACACGGCGGGCAAGCGCACCGAGCCGCAGGAGCGCCCGAACGACGGCACCCCCGTCATCGACGTCGACCGCGGCGGCAAGATCACGTGGCACGGTCCCGGCCAGATCACCGGCTACCCCATCGTGCGGCTGCCCGCCCCGATCGACGTCGTCGGCTACGTGCGCCACCTCGAGGAGATGATGATCCGGGTCTGCGCCGACTTCGGCGTCGAGGCCGGCCGGGTCGCGGGCGAGAGCGGCACGTGGGTCGCGGCCGACGACCGCGGGCCGAGGCGCAAGATCGGCGCCATCGGCATCCGGGTGAGCCGTCAGGTCGCGATGCACGGCTTCGCCCTCAACTGCGACCCGGACCTGTCGTGGGGCGAGGTCATCATCCCCTGCGGCATCGTCGGCGCGGGGGTCACCTCGCTCTCGTTCGAGCTCGGCCGCGACGTGCCGGTCACCGAGGTGCTCCCCCATGTCGAGAAGCACCTCGCCGACATCCTGCCGACGCTGCGGCCCAACCGGCGCGCCGAGGTGCCCACGGGCTGA
- a CDS encoding Gfo/Idh/MocA family protein codes for MPVSPVSTSRPLRVGLVGYGSAGRGIHAALLVRAGLHVAVVATANPERVAQVGDEHPDAQVVPDLEALLGVDGLDLVVLASPSGAHAGQAERVVEAGLPLVVDKPLATDASAALEVVDAARRAGVPLTVFMNRRFDPEHAALVRVRDEGLVGEIWRAEHRWDRWRPVPKQRWREQVPATEGGGLLLDLQSHLVDQAVVLHGRVLTVYAELEVRTTVAEDDTFLACRHESGVVTHLMASAVNGAPGPRSRVAGSAGAFVIGRQHDDVGSFREFENEGEHVGWVVRGDDRQPGPVVTGADQADYYRAVAAALSSDDPQGRMPVDPRDAVHVMAVIDAARTSARAGRVVDVMTPGEAP; via the coding sequence ATGCCGGTCAGCCCCGTGAGCACGTCCCGTCCCCTCCGCGTCGGCCTCGTCGGCTACGGCTCGGCCGGCCGCGGCATCCACGCCGCCCTGCTCGTGCGCGCCGGGCTGCACGTGGCGGTAGTGGCGACCGCGAACCCCGAGCGGGTGGCCCAGGTCGGTGACGAGCACCCCGACGCGCAGGTGGTGCCCGACCTCGAGGCCCTGCTCGGGGTCGACGGCCTCGACCTCGTCGTGCTTGCGTCGCCGAGCGGCGCGCACGCGGGGCAGGCCGAGCGGGTGGTGGAGGCCGGGCTGCCGCTCGTCGTCGACAAGCCGCTCGCGACCGACGCGTCGGCGGCGCTCGAGGTGGTCGACGCCGCCCGCCGGGCCGGCGTGCCGCTGACGGTGTTCATGAACCGGCGCTTCGACCCCGAGCACGCCGCGCTCGTGCGGGTGCGCGACGAGGGCCTGGTCGGCGAGATCTGGAGGGCGGAGCACCGCTGGGACCGCTGGCGTCCGGTACCGAAGCAGCGGTGGCGCGAACAGGTGCCGGCGACCGAGGGCGGCGGGCTGCTGCTCGACCTGCAGAGCCACCTCGTCGACCAGGCGGTCGTGCTGCACGGCCGGGTGCTCACCGTCTACGCCGAGCTCGAGGTGCGCACGACCGTCGCGGAGGACGACACCTTCCTCGCCTGCCGGCACGAGTCGGGCGTCGTCACCCACCTCATGGCCAGTGCTGTCAACGGGGCGCCGGGGCCGCGCTCGCGGGTGGCGGGGTCGGCGGGCGCCTTCGTCATCGGTCGCCAGCACGACGACGTGGGGTCGTTCCGCGAGTTCGAGAACGAGGGCGAGCACGTCGGCTGGGTCGTGCGCGGCGACGATCGGCAACCGGGCCCGGTCGTCACTGGCGCCGACCAGGCCGACTACTACCGTGCCGTGGCCGCCGCGCTGTCCTCCGACGACCCTCAGGGCCGGATGCCGGTCGACCCCCGCGACGCCGTGCACGTCATGGCCGTGATCGACGCCGCCCGCACGAGCGCGCGGGCCGGGCGCGTCGTCGACGTCATGACGCCGGGCGAGGCGCCCTGA
- the glnA gene encoding type I glutamate--ammonia ligase — MFSSADEVLSYIKDEDVKFVDIRFCDLPGVMQHFNVPAESVDEDFFSVGQMFDGSSIRGFQAIHESDMKLVPDPATAFIDPYRTEKTLVMNFSILDPFTDERYSRDPRNIASKAEEYLKSTGIADTAYFGAEAEFYVFDDVRFETKSNASYYYLDSIEAAWNTGREEEGGNKGYKTRYKGGYFPVSPVDHFADFRDKICLELKEVGLNVERSHHEVGTAGQMEINYRFNTLLHSGDDLMKFKYVVKNSAWAQGHTATFMPKPLFGDNGSGMHTHQSLWKDGEPLFYDERGYGGLSDLARWYIGGLLKHAPSLLAFTNPTVNSYHRLVPGYEAPVNLVYSARNRSACVRIPITGTSPKAKRIEFRVPDPSANPYLCFAAQLMAGLDGIKNRIEPPEPVDKDLYELPPEEHEAIQQVPGSLPAVLDALEADHEYLLEGDVFTEDLIATWIDYKRKNEVDPIRFRPHPHEFEMYFDI, encoded by the coding sequence ATGTTCAGCTCAGCCGATGAGGTCCTCTCGTACATCAAGGACGAGGACGTCAAGTTCGTCGACATTCGGTTCTGTGACCTGCCCGGTGTCATGCAGCACTTCAACGTGCCGGCTGAGTCGGTCGACGAGGACTTCTTCTCGGTCGGCCAGATGTTCGACGGCAGCTCGATCCGCGGCTTCCAGGCGATCCACGAGTCGGACATGAAGCTCGTGCCCGACCCCGCGACGGCGTTCATCGACCCGTACCGCACCGAGAAGACGCTCGTCATGAACTTCTCGATCCTCGACCCCTTCACCGACGAGCGGTACAGCCGCGACCCGCGCAACATCGCGAGCAAGGCGGAGGAGTACCTCAAGTCGACCGGCATCGCCGACACCGCCTACTTCGGTGCCGAGGCCGAGTTCTACGTCTTCGACGACGTCCGCTTCGAGACGAAGTCGAACGCCTCCTACTACTACCTCGACTCCATCGAGGCCGCGTGGAACACCGGTCGTGAGGAGGAGGGCGGCAACAAGGGCTACAAGACCCGCTACAAGGGTGGCTACTTCCCCGTCTCGCCGGTCGACCACTTCGCCGACTTCCGCGACAAGATCTGCCTCGAGCTCAAGGAGGTCGGTCTCAACGTCGAGCGCAGCCACCACGAGGTCGGCACCGCCGGCCAGATGGAGATCAACTACCGCTTCAACACGCTGCTGCACTCGGGCGACGACCTCATGAAGTTCAAGTACGTCGTCAAGAACTCGGCGTGGGCCCAGGGTCACACCGCGACGTTCATGCCCAAGCCGCTCTTCGGCGACAACGGCTCCGGCATGCACACGCACCAGTCCCTCTGGAAGGACGGCGAGCCCCTCTTCTACGACGAGCGCGGCTACGGCGGCCTGTCCGACCTCGCGCGCTGGTACATCGGTGGCCTGCTCAAGCACGCCCCGTCGCTGCTCGCCTTCACCAACCCGACGGTGAACAGCTACCACCGCCTGGTGCCCGGCTACGAGGCGCCGGTCAACCTCGTCTACTCCGCCCGCAACCGCTCGGCCTGCGTGCGCATCCCGATCACGGGCACCTCGCCGAAGGCCAAGCGCATCGAGTTCCGCGTGCCCGACCCGTCGGCCAACCCGTACCTGTGCTTCGCGGCGCAGCTCATGGCCGGTCTCGACGGCATCAAGAACCGCATCGAGCCCCCGGAGCCGGTCGACAAGGACCTCTACGAGCTCCCGCCCGAGGAGCACGAGGCCATCCAGCAGGTGCCCGGCTCGCTGCCGGCCGTGCTCGACGCCCTCGAGGCCGACCACGAGTACCTGCTCGAGGGTGACGTCTTTACCGAGGACCTCATCGCGACGTGGATCGACTACAAGCGCAAGAACGAGGTCGACCCGATCCGCTTCCGCCCGCACCCGCACGAGTTCGAGATGTACTTCGACATCTGA
- a CDS encoding DUF4191 domain-containing protein: MPRNPFARKKDGEATAPAEQKTGRIAQIRQVFTVSKQVDPLIGWYMLLAFLVTFGVLLLIGFLVSLPWIFGIFGVLFGILAATITLSRRAERAAYTQINGQAGAAGAALTSIRRGWYTDREPVAADVARPGDIASAAMVYRALGRPGVVLVGEGPTGRVQKLLAAEKKRVERVAPGVPVTVMRVGDGEGEVPLQKLSSKVQRLKPKITKDEMSLVNKRLKALGGMRAPLPGGVDPSRARMDRKALRGR, translated from the coding sequence ATGCCACGCAACCCGTTCGCCCGAAAGAAGGACGGCGAGGCCACCGCGCCCGCCGAGCAGAAGACCGGGCGCATCGCGCAGATCCGTCAGGTCTTCACGGTCTCGAAGCAGGTCGACCCCCTCATCGGGTGGTACATGCTCCTGGCGTTCCTCGTCACCTTCGGCGTGCTGCTGCTCATCGGCTTCCTCGTCAGCCTGCCCTGGATCTTCGGCATCTTCGGCGTGCTCTTCGGCATCCTCGCCGCGACGATCACGCTGAGCCGCCGGGCCGAGCGGGCGGCGTACACCCAGATCAACGGTCAGGCCGGTGCCGCCGGTGCGGCGCTGACCTCGATCCGCCGCGGCTGGTACACCGACCGCGAGCCCGTGGCCGCCGACGTGGCGCGCCCGGGTGACATCGCCTCGGCGGCCATGGTCTACCGCGCGCTCGGTCGGCCCGGCGTCGTCCTCGTCGGCGAGGGGCCCACCGGTCGCGTGCAGAAGCTGCTCGCTGCCGAGAAGAAGCGCGTCGAGCGCGTCGCCCCCGGCGTGCCCGTCACCGTCATGCGCGTCGGCGACGGCGAGGGCGAGGTGCCCCTGCAGAAGCTGTCGAGCAAGGTGCAGCGGCTGAAGCCGAAGATCACGAAGGACGAGATGTCCCTCGTCAACAAGCGGCTCAAGGCGCTCGGCGGCATGCGCGCCCCGCTGCCCGGAGGCGTCGACCCCAGCCGTGCTCGCATGGACCGCAAGGCCCTCCGCGGCCGCTGA
- the lipA gene encoding lipoyl synthase produces MTVAPDGRRLLRVEARNAETPIERKPEWIRTTAKMGPEFTALHSMVKSEGLHTVCQEAGCPNIFECWEDREATFLIGGDTCTRRCDFCDIATGRPQALDLDEPRRVAESVARMGLRYSTVTGVARDDQPDGAAGLYAETIRQIHLLNPNTGVEILPPDFGAVPELVSQVFDARPEVFAHNLETVPRIFKRIRPAFTYEKSLRVLTMAREAELVTKSNLILGMGETDAEIEEAIGDLHQAGCDILTITQYLRPSKLHHPIDRWVKPEEFVHWSDVAENLGFKGVMAGPLVRSSYRAGRLWATAMGKWGRPIPEHLAHLAQAAESPARQEAASLVARTAAAVS; encoded by the coding sequence GTGACTGTCGCCCCCGACGGCCGCCGCCTGCTGCGCGTCGAGGCGCGCAACGCCGAGACGCCGATCGAGCGCAAGCCGGAGTGGATCCGCACCACGGCCAAGATGGGCCCGGAGTTCACGGCCCTGCACTCGATGGTCAAGAGCGAAGGCCTGCACACGGTGTGCCAGGAGGCCGGCTGCCCCAACATCTTCGAGTGCTGGGAGGACCGCGAGGCCACCTTCCTCATCGGCGGTGACACGTGCACCCGGCGCTGCGACTTCTGCGACATCGCGACCGGTCGCCCCCAGGCCCTCGACCTCGACGAGCCGCGCCGCGTGGCCGAGTCGGTCGCCCGCATGGGCCTGCGCTACTCGACCGTCACGGGCGTGGCCCGCGACGACCAGCCCGACGGCGCCGCCGGCCTCTACGCCGAGACGATCCGCCAGATCCACCTGCTCAACCCCAACACCGGGGTCGAGATCCTGCCGCCCGACTTCGGTGCGGTGCCCGAGCTCGTGAGCCAGGTCTTCGACGCCCGCCCCGAGGTGTTCGCGCACAACCTCGAGACGGTGCCGCGCATCTTCAAGCGCATCCGCCCGGCCTTCACGTACGAGAAGTCGCTGCGGGTGCTCACCATGGCCCGCGAGGCCGAGCTCGTCACGAAGAGCAACCTCATCCTCGGCATGGGCGAGACCGACGCCGAGATCGAGGAGGCCATCGGCGACCTCCACCAGGCCGGGTGCGACATCCTCACGATCACGCAGTACCTGCGCCCCTCGAAGCTGCACCACCCCATCGACCGGTGGGTCAAGCCGGAGGAGTTCGTCCACTGGTCCGACGTCGCCGAGAACCTCGGGTTCAAGGGCGTCATGGCCGGCCCGCTCGTGCGCTCGTCGTACCGTGCCGGTCGGCTGTGGGCGACCGCGATGGGCAAGTGGGGTCGCCCGATCCCCGAGCACCTGGCCCACCTCGCCCAGGCCGCCGAGTCGCCCGCCCGCCAGGAGGCGGCGTCGTTGGTGGCCCGCACAGCCGCCGCCGTATCCTGA
- a CDS encoding ABC transporter permease subunit — MSDDVATEVRPRAETRPRGTTWVGLVGVELRRLWWRRLTKVVLLAIVAFVGLSMLQIYGETKPSNVAAQIDSYNAYLRDMQSQEAALTPAQRAQQLAECRAQEAQARQNDPNIEFACDDSTTATLADFGVVEPDRESLVRKTAQALAYVLGFLAFLLAASFVAAELTTGAMGNWLTFQPRRLRVASTKLAAATLAGAAVALAGIGLTVLGVVGVTTVNRPGETLDLPPAPPGDGQPLSLVLLRVLAAVALGGLGGAVLGFITRSTAAVVGVVLAYVVVIESFVAPGMFGGRLQPWFLRVNIDAFLENGAMYNAQVCGPNSCQYTTLTHSFTHSWVYLLAVAVVGVVAALLVFRRRDVG; from the coding sequence ATGAGCGACGACGTGGCGACGGAGGTCCGCCCGCGGGCCGAGACGCGCCCGCGCGGCACGACCTGGGTGGGGCTCGTGGGCGTCGAGCTGCGGCGGCTGTGGTGGCGGCGGCTGACGAAGGTCGTCCTGCTCGCCATTGTCGCCTTCGTCGGGCTCTCCATGCTGCAGATCTACGGCGAGACGAAGCCGTCGAACGTCGCGGCCCAGATCGACAGCTACAACGCCTACCTCCGCGACATGCAGTCCCAGGAAGCGGCGCTGACGCCGGCCCAGCGTGCCCAGCAGCTCGCGGAGTGCCGCGCGCAGGAGGCCCAGGCACGCCAGAACGACCCGAACATCGAGTTCGCGTGCGACGACTCGACGACCGCGACGCTGGCCGACTTCGGCGTCGTCGAGCCGGACCGAGAGTCGCTGGTCAGGAAGACGGCGCAGGCACTCGCCTACGTGCTGGGGTTCCTCGCCTTCCTGCTTGCGGCGAGCTTCGTCGCAGCGGAGCTCACCACCGGTGCCATGGGGAACTGGCTGACGTTCCAGCCTCGCAGGCTCCGGGTGGCATCGACCAAGCTCGCCGCGGCGACGCTGGCCGGTGCGGCGGTCGCCCTCGCCGGGATCGGGTTGACCGTGCTGGGGGTGGTCGGGGTCACGACCGTCAACCGGCCCGGGGAGACCCTTGATCTGCCCCCGGCCCCACCCGGCGACGGTCAGCCTCTGTCGCTCGTGCTGCTCCGGGTGCTCGCTGCGGTGGCGCTGGGCGGCCTCGGGGGTGCAGTGCTCGGGTTCATCACGCGCAGCACGGCCGCCGTCGTCGGCGTCGTCCTCGCCTACGTCGTGGTGATCGAGAGCTTCGTCGCCCCGGGCATGTTCGGGGGACGGCTGCAGCCGTGGTTCCTCCGCGTCAACATCGACGCCTTCCTCGAGAACGGCGCAATGTACAACGCGCAGGTCTGCGGTCCGAACAGCTGTCAGTACACGACTCTGACGCACAGCTTCACCCACAGCTGGGTGTACCTGCTCGCCGTCGCGGTCGTCGGGGTGGTCGCGGCCCTGCTCGTCTTCCGGCGTCGCGACGTCGGCTGA
- a CDS encoding MFS transporter, translated as MTDSNPPAPTEQRDPDHSESPDRGDASRQTEQPDPRRWKALAVCLVAGFMTLLDVSIVNVALPSIQQGIGASPSDLQWVVSGYALTFGLTLVGSGRIGDAIGRRTVFITGVVLFGVASLACGLATSSAMLIVARLVQGAAGGILNPQVSGLIQEMFRGKERGRAFGMLGATIGISTAVGPIVGGTIISVLGAEAGWRWIFFVNLPVAVGAVVLARLWLPDPPARRAGRLDLDPVGVVLLGIAVTALLLPLVETGRGTASGIPWWVALVGVAFAAAFLLWERRYTARGHSPLVDLHLFQVPGYSSGAAVGLIYFAGFTGIFFVLTIYFQERLGYTPLVAGLAVTPFAAGSAVAAAAGGSLVNRYGRVLVTAGLTTVLVGLIAVDLVLPRVEGGATGWALALPLLVAGLGSGVVISPNVTLTLADVPVERAGTAGGLLQTGQRIGTAAGIALVGAVYFAFAEDAGASGAVWALRVAAGLVAVALLASALDLRARRHGQRVTPA; from the coding sequence GTGACCGACTCCAACCCGCCCGCGCCGACCGAGCAGCGGGACCCCGACCACTCCGAGAGCCCTGACCGGGGCGACGCCTCCCGGCAGACGGAGCAGCCCGACCCCCGCCGCTGGAAGGCCCTCGCGGTCTGTCTCGTCGCCGGTTTCATGACGCTGCTCGACGTCAGCATCGTCAACGTCGCGCTCCCCTCGATCCAGCAGGGCATCGGCGCCAGCCCGAGCGACCTGCAGTGGGTCGTGTCCGGCTACGCCCTCACCTTCGGTCTCACCCTGGTCGGCAGCGGACGCATCGGCGACGCCATCGGCCGCCGCACGGTCTTCATCACCGGCGTCGTCCTCTTCGGCGTCGCCAGCCTGGCCTGCGGTCTGGCCACGAGCAGCGCCATGCTCATCGTGGCGCGCCTCGTGCAGGGCGCGGCGGGCGGCATCCTCAACCCGCAGGTCTCCGGCCTCATCCAGGAGATGTTCCGCGGCAAGGAGCGCGGCCGCGCCTTCGGCATGCTCGGCGCGACCATCGGCATCTCGACCGCGGTCGGCCCCATCGTCGGCGGCACGATCATCAGCGTCCTCGGTGCCGAGGCGGGCTGGCGCTGGATCTTCTTCGTCAACCTGCCGGTCGCCGTCGGCGCCGTCGTGCTCGCACGTCTCTGGCTGCCCGACCCCCCGGCCCGTCGCGCGGGTCGGCTGGACCTCGACCCCGTCGGGGTCGTCCTGCTCGGCATCGCGGTCACCGCGCTGCTGCTCCCCCTCGTCGAGACCGGGCGCGGCACGGCATCCGGGATCCCGTGGTGGGTGGCCCTCGTCGGCGTCGCCTTCGCCGCCGCCTTCCTGCTGTGGGAGCGCCGGTACACCGCCCGCGGCCACAGCCCCCTCGTCGACCTGCACCTCTTTCAGGTCCCCGGCTACAGCTCGGGCGCCGCCGTCGGGCTCATCTACTTCGCCGGCTTCACCGGGATCTTCTTCGTCCTCACGATCTACTTCCAGGAGCGCCTCGGCTACACCCCCCTCGTCGCGGGCCTCGCCGTCACCCCGTTCGCCGCGGGCTCGGCCGTCGCCGCGGCCGCGGGTGGCTCGCTCGTCAACCGCTACGGCCGCGTGCTCGTGACGGCCGGCCTCACGACGGTGCTCGTGGGCCTCATCGCCGTCGACCTCGTGCTGCCGCGCGTCGAGGGCGGGGCCACGGGCTGGGCCCTCGCGCTGCCGCTGCTCGTCGCGGGCCTCGGTAGCGGCGTCGTCATCTCCCCCAACGTCACGCTCACGCTCGCCGACGTGCCGGTCGAGCGGGCCGGCACCGCGGGTGGGCTGCTGCAGACCGGCCAGCGCATCGGCACCGCGGCGGGCATCGCGCTCGTCGGTGCCGTCTACTTCGCCTTCGCCGAGGATGCCGGTGCGAGCGGTGCCGTCTGGGCGCTGCGGGTCGCTGCCGGCCTCGTCGCCGTCGCCCTTCTCGCCAGTGCGCTCGACCTGCGCGCGCGCCGTCACGGGCAGCGGGTCACGCCCGCCTGA